GACTGGATGGCCATGGAGCGCGAACGCGGCATTTCCGTGACCACCTCGGTCATGCAGTTCCCCTACCGCGACCGGGTGGTCAACCTGCTGGACACCCCCGGCCACCAGGATTTTTCGGAAGACACCTACCGCGTGCTCACCGCCGTGGACTCGGCGCTGGTGGTCATCGACGCGGCCAAGGGCGTGGAAGCCCAGACCCGCAAGCTGATGGACGTGTGCCGCATGCGCGCCACCCCGGTCATGACCTTCGTCAACAAGATGGACCGCGAGGCGTTGCACCCGCTGGACGTCATGGCCGACATCGAGCAGCACCTCCAGATCGAGTGCGCCCCCATGACCTGGCCCATCGGCATGGGCTCCAGCTTCAAGGGCACCTACGACCTCCTGCACAAGCAGCTGCACCTCTTTTCCGCCACCCACGGCGGGCGCATCCAGTCGGGCATCGTCATCCACGGCGCGGATGACCCGCAACTGGACGAGTACCTGGGCGACCAGGCCGAGCAGTTGCGCATGGACCTTGCCCTGCTGGAAGAGGCGGGCACGCCCTTCGACGAGGAACGCTACCTGAAGGGCGAGCTGACCCCGGTGTTCTTCGGCAGCGCCATCAACAACTTCGGCGTGCGCGAGATGCTGGACATGTTCGTGGAATTCGCCCCCGGCCCGCAGCCCCGGCCCGCCGCCACCCGCGTGGTGGAACCCGGCGAGGAGGCGTTCACCGGCGTGGTTTTCAAGATACAGGCCAACATGGACAAGGCCCACCGCGACCGCATGGCCTTCCTGCGCATCTGTTCCGGCACGTTCACGCGGGGCATGCGCCTGAAGCATCACCGCACCGGCAAGGACGTGACCGTGGCCAACGCCACCATCTTCATGGCGCAGGACCGCACCGGCGTTGAAGAGGCCTTTCCCGGCGACATCATCGGCATTCCCAACCACGGCACCATCAAGATCGGCGATACCTTCACCGAATCGAAGGAAGTGCTGAAGTTCGTGGGCATTCCCAACTTCGCGCCGGAGCATTTCCGCCGGGTGCGCCTGAAGAACCCGCTGAAGGCCAAGCAGTTGCAGAAGGGGCTGGAACAACTGGCCGAGGAAGGCGCGGTGCAGCTGTTCCGCCCGCTGGTGAACAACGACTACATCCTGGGCGCGGTGGGCGTGTTGCAGTTTGACGTCATCGTGGCGCGGCTGGCCGACGAGTACGGCGTGGATGCCGTGTACGAGGGCGTGAGCACGCATACGGCGCGCTGGGTGTACTGCGAGGACAAGAAGATCTTCGCGGATTTCCAGGACTATCATCGCGGCGAGCTGGCCGTGGATGCGGAGGGTGCGCTGGCGTATCTGGCGCCCAACCCGTGGCGGCTGGAATCGGCCATGGAGCGGTATCCGAAGGTTGAGTTTCGGACTACGCGCGAAATCAGCTAGTTTTTTGCGGGGGAGGGACCCTTTTGGAAAAGGGTCTCCTCCCCCGCGCCCCCTCCCCCCAAAACTTTCAATTGTCTTTAGGCACGCCCCGTGTGTTGAAAGCGGGCATTTCGGGGCAGCCCACGGTTGGTTTTGTGGTTGCGGGAGGCGTTCGGAAACGGACGTTGCCAGTCCCCAGCACGCATGAAGGCCCGGCATATGCCGGGCCTTCATGCGTGCTGGGGAAAGTGCGGGAAAAGAAAAGGGGAATGCGCGCGGGGCGCTAACGGCTATGCTGCCCCCGTGGTACCGCCCATGCCGTTGCCCGTGGCCCCTCGTTTTTCGCGGTAACGGGCCACCTGCCGTTCGATGGCCGCGAACAGGGCCTCGCGGTTCACCGGCTTGGCCACGAAGTCGTCCATGCCCTCTGCCAGGAAGCGGTCACGGTCGCCCTGCATGGCGTGGGCGGTCAGGGCGATGACCGGCACGTCGGCCCAGGCCGCCCCTTGCGCCGCCGCCTCGCGGATGCGGCGGGTGGCTTCCAGCCCGCTGACCACCGGCATCTGCACGTCCATCAGCACCACGTCGAAGGGGGGACGTTGCATGCCGCCGTCCGGCTCGGCATTGGGTCCGGCATCAGGACGGGCATCCGGTACGGCTTCAGTTCCGGCATCCGGCCCCCCGATTCCGTTAATTCCGCCGATTCCCCCTATTCCGCTGTCGGGGGAGCAGCCCCCGCGCAGGCGGTCCAGGGCCTCCTGCCCGTCGATGGCCAGGTGCACCTCGTAGCCGCGTTCCTGCAGGAAGAAGCTCAGGAATTCGCGGTTCAGGTCGTTGTCTTCCGCCAGCAGCACGCACAGGGGGCGGCCTGCTTCCTGCGCGCCCGGTTCCGCCGGTTTTGCCGGTCCCCGGTGTCCCGGCGCCACCGGTGAATCCGGATGGTCCGCCGGGCTCGGGCTGGTCAGGCGCAGGTCGGTGGGGGTGGCGGCGCCCTGCGGCGCGTCCTTGTCGATGGGCAGGGTGAACCAGAACCGGCTGCCCTGGCCGGGCGTGCTGTTCACGCCGATGTCACCGCCCTGCAAGCGCACGATGTGCCGCGAGATGGCAAGGCCCAGGCCGCTGCCGCTGTGCCGCCGGGTATGCGACCCGTCCGCCTGCGAGAAGCTTTCGAACAGCAGGGGCAGCTTGTCCGCCGTGATGCCTGGCCCGGTGTCCTGCACGGTGAAGCGCAGGCAGCCGCCGGGCCGGGGGCACTGGGCGCTGCGGCGCACGTCCACGTGCACGCTGCCGGTGTCGGTGAATTTCACGGCGTTGCCCGCCAGGTTCACCAGAATCTGGCGTAGCCGCAACGGGTCGCCCTGCAACCGGGCGGGTACGTCCGCGTCGATGTGCACGGTAAGCGACAGCCCCTTGCGCTCCGCCTGCACGGCCAGCGGCGCCAGCGCATCGCTCACGGCGGCCCGCAGGTCGTACTCCACCTGGTCCAGCCCCAGCCGTCCGGCCTCCATGCGCGAAAAGTCCAGCAGATCGTTGATCACGTGCAGCAGCCCCTCTGACACGTTGCGGATCATGGAAAGGTAGTGGCCCTGCTCGTTGTCGTGGGCGGGGAGCGCCGTGTCGTTCAGGCGTGAAAGCGCCACGTCCACGATGCCCAGGATGCCCGAAAGCGGGGTGCGCATTTCATGGCTGATGTTGGCCACGAACTGGCTCTTGAGTTCGTTGGCGCTTTCGGCTTCTTCCTTGGCCCGTTGCAGGGCCTGTTCCGCCTCGTACAGGCGGCTGATGTCCTGGAAGGCGCCGCGTGCCCGCACCGGCCTGCCGTCCGGTCCGCGCTGCACCACGGCCTTCATCTGGCCCATCATCCGCCGCCCCTTGGCCGTGCGCAGGGGGATGTTGTCCCAGAAGACGGATTCCGGTTCGTCGGCGGGTTCGGTAATCATCCGTTCGAACTGCGCGGCGTAGTCCGGGGCGTAGATATGGCAGCCTTCCAGCGGGCGGGGCAGCGGCGTGCCGGGCTCCACCTCGAGCAGGGCGTACAACCCCGTTGACCAGTAGGTGGCCACATCGTTGGCGATGTCGAAGTCGAAGCTGCCGATCCCCGCGATCTGCTGCGCTTCCTGCAACCGGGCCTCGCTGTCGCGCAGGGCCTGCTCCGCCTCGTGCAGGGGGGTGATGTCCTGAAAGGTGCCCCGGATGTGCTCTGGCAGGCCGTCCGCGCCGTGGCGGGCCATCATGTGCAGGCGGCCGAAGCCGCGCCGCCCGGTGGCGGTGACGTAGGGGAACGAGCGCAGCTCCGTGGATTCCGGCCTGTCCGCCGGGGTGGCCAGGAACGCCTCGAACCACGGGGCGGTTTCCGGGGCATGGCGGCGGAAGGCCTCGCCGGGCACCAGCGGACCGTCGTGCGGGTCCAGGTCCAGCAGGCGGAACAACCCTGGTGACCAGAAGGCCTCGCCGTCGCGCAGGTTGACGGAATAGCTGCCCATGCGGGCGATGAACTGCGCCTCGTTGAGCCGCGCCTCGCTGTCGCGCAGGGCCAGTTCCGCCTCGCGCAGGTTGGTGATGTCCTGAAAGGTGCCCTGGGCGTGCAGGGGCAGGCGATCCGGCCCGCGCGCCACCCGGCAGCGGAATTGCCCCCAGCTCTGCCGCCCCCCCAGGGTGCGGTAGGGAAAGACGCGTTGCAGTTCGGTCACCGGCTCGTCCGACATGATGGCCACGTGCTCGCGGAACCAGTCCAGCTCTTCCGGCGCGTGGATGGCGAATACCTCCGCCGGGGGCGGGGGCGGCAGCGCGGGGTCGTGGCCGAGCATCTCGTACAGCCCGGCGGACCATACGAACGCCCCGGTGTCCATGTGCAGTTCGAAGCTGCCCATGCGGGCGATCTGCTGCGCCTCCTGCAGGCGGGCCTCGCTGTGGCGCAGGGCCATGCGGGCCGCCTCGCGCTGGGTGATGTCCTGCAACACGGCCATGCACCGGGCGGGCATGCCGGTTTCGCGGTCTTCGTGCAGGGGGCGCAGGCGCACCTCGTGGATGCGTTCGTCCACGGCCATGGTGAAGGTTACCTCGGTACCCGCCAGCGCCAGTTGCAACTGCTCCTCGAAGGGCAGCGCCACCTGCGGGGGCAGCACGCCGGAGGGGAGGGCGCCCTCTATCCGTTGGCGGGGCGCCAGCAGCCCGGCCAGGCCCAGCCCGTCGGCCAGCAGACAGCGCATGTCCCCGTCAAAGAGCATGATTGCGCCGCCGGGGTAGTTTTCGGCCAGGGTGCGGTAGCGGGCCTCGCTGCGGCGCAGCGCGGTCTCCGCCTCCAGCCGCTGGCCGCGCTGGCGGCTGGCCGACCAGGCCAGCAGCGAGACGGCCATGCACAGGGTCAGGGTCATGCCCACGTTGGCCATCGTCTGCCTGCGCCATCCGGACAGCACCAGGTCCAGCGGGGTGTGCATGGTCATGCGGAAGGGAAAATCGCGCAGTTGGTGCACCGCCACCAGCGCGTCGTCCGTTTCGACGATGCGCAGGCCGGAAACGCCGATGCCCTTGTCGGGCATGTCGTCGAAGGAGGTGCCGTCCAAAGATGGCGATGCTTCCGGGGGCAGGGCGGGAGAAGGGGCCGAGCCGTCCCCCGACATGCCCTGCGGGGCGCCCCGTACGCTGTCGGGCGGCGCATCGGGCCTGGCATCGGGCTCGCCTTCCGGCCAGGCCCCGCTGGCCGCGGCCACCGAGGCGCGCACGCAGGCCGGGTCTGCGCCGGGCGGCCAGACCACCAGGGGGGAGGCGTCCTCGTCGAGCAACGCGGAGCATTCCGCTTCGTCGGGGTCGTAGTCCTGGTAGCGGTCGTGGAAGGATACCGGATTGACCAGGGCCACCACCACTCCGGCAAAGCTGCCGTCCGGCCCGGAGATGCGGCGGCTCAGCAGCATCCGGGGCGGCGTGTTGCCGTGCACGCCAGTGAGCGGCGACGGCAGCCGCAGCAGGTTGAAATCGCGCAGCAGGTCGCGGTGGGCGGGCAGCACCACGCGGTGCAACTGGGGGATGGCGGCGGTGGGCAGGGGGGCGGTGGCCGCAAGCACCTGCCCGTCTGGGGCGAGCAGGGCCAGTTCCAGTGCATTGGGACGCAGCAGGTCCAGCCGCTGGCGCAGCATGGCGTCGAGCGCGGGGGGGGCGGGAGTGGCGTGCTCGGGCACGCTGCCGGACATATCGGAGGCCAGGGCCGCCAGCGTGAGGTCCATGGTCTGGAGCAGCCCGCCCACGTGCTCGCCCATCAGCCGCAGTTGCCCCTCCAGCCGCAGCCGGGCCATGTCCATGTGGCGTTCGCGTTCACGCAGCACGTGGGTGGCGCTGGTTACCACCACCGCCGCCAGCACCACCAGCAGCACCCAGCCGAGCATGCTGTCGCCCAGGCGGCCCGGGGGGATGCGCAGGCGCGTTCCGTCCCCCTGCGGGGCAGCGGGCTGTTGGAGGGGGGGCGATCCCTCGGGCGGTGGTGCGGGGGCGTCAGCCATGGCTGCGCCCGGTGGGGGGAGCAGGGGACGATGATGGCGGGGCGGCGGCGCTGGCCGTATCCGTGGGGCCGTCCCGACCCGCGACGCCCCTTGCGACGGCCTCCGCGACCTGTCCGCCAGTCAGGCCGCCAGTCAGGCCGCCGGTCTGCTCACCAGTCAGGCAACCGGTCTGGCCCGCATCGGGCGCGGGGACCCTGCCGGCATCGGGCAGGGGAGAGGCGGGAGTGTCCACGGGCAGGGCCATCAGTGCCTCGGTGTCCTCGAACAGTCGTTCAAGGATGGAATTGGAAACCAGCATGCCGCTGCGGGTCAGCCGCAGGTAGCCGTCGCGGATGCGCAGCAGCCCTTCGCGGTGCAGCAGATGCACCAGCCGCTTGTGGTCACGCAGAAAGTCGCGCCCGGTCAGTTCGCGGTAGGCCTTTACCCGCAGCCCGCGCGCCGTGCGCAGCCGCAGCATGATGAGTTCCAGCACCCGCGTCTGCGGGGTCAGCCGCTCGGCCTCGGTGCCCACGCGCCCCTCGTCCACCTGGCGGGTCCATGCGGCGTGGTCCTCCGGGTTGTTCCAGCGCAGGCCCCCCAGCGTGGACGCCGCCGACGGGCCGAGGCCAAGGTAGTCCTCGCCTTCCCAATAGCCCAAATTGTGACGGCACTGGAAGCCCATGCGGGCGAAATTGGAAATTTCGTAGTGGATGTAGCCTTCGGTTTCCAGCAGTTCCGCCCCGTCCATGAACATGGCGGCCTGGGCGCGCTCCGGGGGCAGGTCCAGCCTGCCGGTGGCGCAGTCGTCCTCCAGCGGCGTGCCCGGCTCCAGGGTCAGCCCGTAGCAGGACAGGTGGTCGGGCCGCAGCCGCACCACCTCTTTCAGCTGCTGCATCCATTGGCGCAGGGTCTGGCCGGGCAGGCCCCAGATCAGGTCCATGCCCACGTTCTGGAAGCCCGCCGCGCGCACGGCGCGGAACGCATCCAGCGCCTCTCGGGCCCGGTGCGGCCTGCCCAGGGTGTGCAGCATGGCGTCGTCCAGACACTGCACGCCCATGGAAAGCCGGTTCACCCCCACCTTCAGCAGGGTGCGCAGTTCCGACGGGCGGGTCAGCGATTCCGGATTGGCCTCCATGCTGATTTCCGCGCCCGGCTGCACCGCGAAGGCCTTGCCCACCCGGTCCAGAATGGTGCCGATGGTGCGCGCGGGCAGCAGGCTGGGCGTGCCACCGCCAAAGAAGATCGAGGTCACCGGCACGGCGCCCATGCGGTCGCCCCACAGGGCCAGTTCGCGCAGCAGCGTTTCCACGTAGTCGCGCACGACCGACGCCGCCCCCATCTCCAGCGAGTGGAAGGCGCAGTACCGGCATTTGCGGCGGCAGAAAGGTACGTGGATGTACAGCAGCATGGTGGTGTGGCTTGAAGATGACGGGGCGCTGCCCCGTACCCCGCAAGGGGGCCGCGCGCCTTGCGATCGCCATCCGTAATGTTCGCGCGTTGCGCTCACATAACGGTTGCCGTCCCCTTGACCCCTTTTGCCGCCAGCCCCCGCACTGCGTGCGGAATCTGGCGGATACGGGGTGCGCTTCAGTAGCCCCCTACTAAAAAGTTTGGGGGGATGGGGGTACGGGGGAAGGAGACCCTTTTCAAAGGGTCCCTTCCCCCGAGAGTTTTTACATATTTTTCAATTCTTCTTTCGTGCCAGTAACCCGTGCGAAGTCGCGGGCGAAGCGTTCGGCCTCGCTGTACAGGCAGCCGCAATAGTTCTGGCGGTGGATGCCCCATTCTTTGGACGTGTCGATGCCTTCCTGCCAGCCGGAGCGGAAGTCGCGGTACAGGAAGGGCACGGAGCCGTCCGGACTGGCGGCGGCGATACCGTGTCCCACCTCGGCGATCATGTCGTGGCGTTGGCGGCGCGAGTAGAGCAGGCTGGTGGTGAAGGCGTCGTACCCGCCGCGCGCGGCGATGGCGTGGGTGCGGTCAAGGCGGGTGGCGTAGCACACCCGGCAGCGCACGCCGGGTTGTTCGCGCCAGGCCATCTGGCGCATCCAGGCGGCGGGGTCGT
This genomic window from Nitratidesulfovibrio sp. SRB-5 contains:
- a CDS encoding epoxyqueuosine reductase QueH yields the protein MRVLLHACCGPCSIATVRMLRDEGHEVTALFLNPNIHPVQEYLRRREAMLEVSRRLDLPVIWRDAEYDPAAWMRQMAWREQPGVRCRVCYATRLDRTHAIAARGGYDAFTTSLLYSRRQRHDMIAEVGHGIAAASPDGSVPFLYRDFRSGWQEGIDTSKEWGIHRQNYCGCLYSEAERFARDFARVTGTKEELKNM
- a CDS encoding peptide chain release factor 3; protein product: MSSRLEREAARRRTFAIISHPDAGKTTLTEKLLLFGGAIQMAGSVKARKAARHATSDWMAMERERGISVTTSVMQFPYRDRVVNLLDTPGHQDFSEDTYRVLTAVDSALVVIDAAKGVEAQTRKLMDVCRMRATPVMTFVNKMDREALHPLDVMADIEQHLQIECAPMTWPIGMGSSFKGTYDLLHKQLHLFSATHGGRIQSGIVIHGADDPQLDEYLGDQAEQLRMDLALLEEAGTPFDEERYLKGELTPVFFGSAINNFGVREMLDMFVEFAPGPQPRPAATRVVEPGEEAFTGVVFKIQANMDKAHRDRMAFLRICSGTFTRGMRLKHHRTGKDVTVANATIFMAQDRTGVEEAFPGDIIGIPNHGTIKIGDTFTESKEVLKFVGIPNFAPEHFRRVRLKNPLKAKQLQKGLEQLAEEGAVQLFRPLVNNDYILGAVGVLQFDVIVARLADEYGVDAVYEGVSTHTARWVYCEDKKIFADFQDYHRGELAVDAEGALAYLAPNPWRLESAMERYPKVEFRTTREIS
- a CDS encoding ATP-binding protein codes for the protein MADAPAPPPEGSPPLQQPAAPQGDGTRLRIPPGRLGDSMLGWVLLVVLAAVVVTSATHVLRERERHMDMARLRLEGQLRLMGEHVGGLLQTMDLTLAALASDMSGSVPEHATPAPPALDAMLRQRLDLLRPNALELALLAPDGQVLAATAPLPTAAIPQLHRVVLPAHRDLLRDFNLLRLPSPLTGVHGNTPPRMLLSRRISGPDGSFAGVVVALVNPVSFHDRYQDYDPDEAECSALLDEDASPLVVWPPGADPACVRASVAAASGAWPEGEPDARPDAPPDSVRGAPQGMSGDGSAPSPALPPEASPSLDGTSFDDMPDKGIGVSGLRIVETDDALVAVHQLRDFPFRMTMHTPLDLVLSGWRRQTMANVGMTLTLCMAVSLLAWSASRQRGQRLEAETALRRSEARYRTLAENYPGGAIMLFDGDMRCLLADGLGLAGLLAPRQRIEGALPSGVLPPQVALPFEEQLQLALAGTEVTFTMAVDERIHEVRLRPLHEDRETGMPARCMAVLQDITQREAARMALRHSEARLQEAQQIARMGSFELHMDTGAFVWSAGLYEMLGHDPALPPPPPAEVFAIHAPEELDWFREHVAIMSDEPVTELQRVFPYRTLGGRQSWGQFRCRVARGPDRLPLHAQGTFQDITNLREAELALRDSEARLNEAQFIARMGSYSVNLRDGEAFWSPGLFRLLDLDPHDGPLVPGEAFRRHAPETAPWFEAFLATPADRPESTELRSFPYVTATGRRGFGRLHMMARHGADGLPEHIRGTFQDITPLHEAEQALRDSEARLQEAQQIAGIGSFDFDIANDVATYWSTGLYALLEVEPGTPLPRPLEGCHIYAPDYAAQFERMITEPADEPESVFWDNIPLRTAKGRRMMGQMKAVVQRGPDGRPVRARGAFQDISRLYEAEQALQRAKEEAESANELKSQFVANISHEMRTPLSGILGIVDVALSRLNDTALPAHDNEQGHYLSMIRNVSEGLLHVINDLLDFSRMEAGRLGLDQVEYDLRAAVSDALAPLAVQAERKGLSLTVHIDADVPARLQGDPLRLRQILVNLAGNAVKFTDTGSVHVDVRRSAQCPRPGGCLRFTVQDTGPGITADKLPLLFESFSQADGSHTRRHSGSGLGLAISRHIVRLQGGDIGVNSTPGQGSRFWFTLPIDKDAPQGAATPTDLRLTSPSPADHPDSPVAPGHRGPAKPAEPGAQEAGRPLCVLLAEDNDLNREFLSFFLQERGYEVHLAIDGQEALDRLRGGCSPDSGIGGIGGINGIGGPDAGTEAVPDARPDAGPNAEPDGGMQRPPFDVVLMDVQMPVVSGLEATRRIREAAAQGAAWADVPVIALTAHAMQGDRDRFLAEGMDDFVAKPVNREALFAAIERQVARYREKRGATGNGMGGTTGAA
- the hemW gene encoding radical SAM family heme chaperone HemW, translating into MLLYIHVPFCRRKCRYCAFHSLEMGAASVVRDYVETLLRELALWGDRMGAVPVTSIFFGGGTPSLLPARTIGTILDRVGKAFAVQPGAEISMEANPESLTRPSELRTLLKVGVNRLSMGVQCLDDAMLHTLGRPHRAREALDAFRAVRAAGFQNVGMDLIWGLPGQTLRQWMQQLKEVVRLRPDHLSCYGLTLEPGTPLEDDCATGRLDLPPERAQAAMFMDGAELLETEGYIHYEISNFARMGFQCRHNLGYWEGEDYLGLGPSAASTLGGLRWNNPEDHAAWTRQVDEGRVGTEAERLTPQTRVLELIMLRLRTARGLRVKAYRELTGRDFLRDHKRLVHLLHREGLLRIRDGYLRLTRSGMLVSNSILERLFEDTEALMALPVDTPASPLPDAGRVPAPDAGQTGCLTGEQTGGLTGGLTGGQVAEAVARGVAGRDGPTDTASAAAPPSSSPAPPTGRSHG